The Sphingobacteriaceae bacterium region ACCAGCCCCAGGAAGATGACCAAGGTGATGCTCAAGAGGAAGACGCCGCCGTGGCGCAGAAGGCCCGCCAGGCGGGTGAGGCGCACCCGGCTGGGGAAGTGGCTGGCGATCTCCAGGACGGTGGCCACGTACACCAGGGGAAACACCCAGTTGGCCACCACCAGGCCGACGGCGTGGACGGCCATCACCAGGATGGGCTGGAACAGCCCCGCCGTCACCAAAGCCCCCATCCCCGCCAGCAGGGTCATGAGGAGGGGCAGGAGGGCCATCATGAATTCCAGCAGGCCTTGGACAATGCCCCGGGCCAGCTGGGCGGCGGTGTGGAAGGCCACCATGGCCACGGCGATGAGGGCCAGGTAGACCACGGCGTAGGCGGTGCGGCTCACCCCGTCGGCGCTGAAGGCGGTCTGGGCCTGCTGGAGGATGCCCATGAACACCGCCAGGACCACCAACCGGCCCAGGAGCCCTGCATTTTCCGCCAGCCCTTGGAACACCGAGCGGGCCAGGGCCCCCATCACCTGGCGAAAGGTGTAGGGGAAGCCCTCCCCCCGGAACACGCCCGTCACCGTGTCCCAGGTCAAAGGCGGCAGGGCGGGGGCCAGGCTCTCGTTCAACTGCCGGATGAAGCCCAGGACTTCCCGGGTGTCCAACCGCTCCCACTGCTCCGCCATCAAGTCCTGGGGGTCGGGCATCTCCGGGAGGCCGGGAAGGGCCGGCGCCTCCCCCTGGGCGCCGGCTGCTGCCGGCTCCACAAGCAAAACCAGCACCAACACGGTGAGGAGCGCCGCAAGCACCGCGCCCGGCCGCCGCCCGGCGACCCGG contains the following coding sequences:
- the spoIIIAE gene encoding stage III sporulation protein AE; this translates as MTAWLGTSRRGGPVHLHPNQPAGRVAGRRPGAVLAALLTVLVLVLLVEPAAAGAQGEAPALPGLPEMPDPQDLMAEQWERLDTREVLGFIRQLNESLAPALPPLTWDTVTGVFRGEGFPYTFRQVMGALARSVFQGLAENAGLLGRLVVLAVFMGILQQAQTAFSADGVSRTAYAVVYLALIAVAMVAFHTAAQLARGIVQGLLEFMMALLPLLMTLLAGMGALVTAGLFQPILVMAVHAVGLVVANWVFPLVYVATVLEIASHFPSRVRLTRLAGLLRHGGVFLLSITLVIFLGLVSVHGAAGAVADGVALRTAKFATGTFVPVLGGMFADALELVIGSSLLLKNALGILGAAGIILFAFLPLARLVGLILVFRLAGALVQPLGTGSLAGTLQAMAHGMMLMGLAAAAVVIMFFLAVTVVVGTGNLTVMLR